The following coding sequences lie in one Streptomyces sp. NBC_00510 genomic window:
- a CDS encoding TIGR04222 domain-containing membrane protein, whose product MNPAPAGFDHPRRWARTRHTHGGGAMDEGTAVRLEPHEIALLRGGPRAAVTVAVVALHLRGAVESGRPGTLRREVSPEQADPPPHRHPLEKAIRVGLYRPAGIRELLGRAVVRKALSRMRAELAGVGLLRLVRVSPTRAARRYLADLRRGTPMPQGPAGLAEEDILLAVALYGDPALTALVPAFTAEAGLIGRGAVADEGLFPFGRHEFLRWRADYPDGDAGHGADGGAGHSGHSGHTDHSGGFGCGGGGGGSD is encoded by the coding sequence CTGAACCCCGCCCCGGCAGGCTTCGACCACCCCCGCCGATGGGCACGTACCCGGCACACACACGGGGGTGGTGCCATGGACGAGGGAACGGCGGTCCGGCTGGAACCGCACGAGATCGCGCTGCTGCGCGGGGGCCCGCGAGCCGCCGTGACGGTCGCCGTGGTGGCGCTGCACCTGCGCGGCGCCGTGGAGTCCGGCCGGCCGGGCACCCTGCGCCGGGAGGTCTCCCCGGAGCAGGCGGATCCGCCGCCGCACCGCCACCCGCTGGAGAAGGCGATACGCGTCGGGCTGTACCGGCCGGCCGGGATCAGGGAACTGCTCGGGCGCGCGGTCGTGCGCAAGGCGCTGTCCCGGATGCGGGCCGAACTGGCCGGGGTGGGGCTGCTGCGCCTGGTGCGGGTCAGTCCGACCCGGGCCGCCCGCCGGTATCTGGCGGACCTGCGGCGCGGTACGCCGATGCCGCAGGGTCCCGCAGGGCTCGCGGAGGAGGACATCCTGCTCGCGGTCGCCCTCTACGGCGACCCGGCGCTGACCGCGCTCGTCCCGGCCTTCACCGCTGAGGCGGGACTGATCGGCCGGGGAGCGGTCGCGGACGAGGGCCTGTTCCCGTTCGGCAGGCACGAGTTCCTGCGCTGGCGCGCCGACTACCCCGACGGCGACGCGGGCCACGGCGCCGACGGCGGTGCCGGCCACTCCGGCCACTCCGGCCACACCGACCACTCCGGCGGCTTCGGTTGCGGCGGCGGAGGCGGCGGTTCGGACTGA
- a CDS encoding helix-turn-helix domain-containing protein, with product MRDDVEEFAALVRRLKDRTNRSYASLARRLNMNTSTLHRYCAGEAVPQDFAPLERLAAFCGAGPQERLELHRLWLSATAARQEARTAGSAEAAAPAPDGDGVLVEENSSAEQPGDGPDPDEPAPSPAPRPWYRRRRLLASIAVACALVAALRSTSALSGERSSEADASRTAGSRTTAPGAPHRSATSATASPSPSRSSAPSAAGSGPTAAAKQTTGLPLAWSADSLVWDKGCGHDYVIAKPPAQVPAPPVEQDARAWAATQGAVHGRQTRVQISVQGRSSTAVVLEALHVRIVSRGNPAAGSAYAMGQGCGSDLTPRRFTVDLDVGRPITRPKDGADSGHVIPAAHFPYRVSAEDPEVLLVDATTRTHDARWYLELDWSSQGRTGTIRIDDHGRPFRTTGITAMPHYWYGTNDAGRRAWVPYDG from the coding sequence ATGCGCGACGATGTCGAGGAGTTCGCGGCGCTGGTGCGCCGGCTGAAGGACCGCACGAACCGGAGCTACGCCTCTCTGGCCCGCCGCCTCAACATGAACACCTCCACGTTGCACCGGTACTGCGCGGGCGAGGCGGTGCCGCAGGACTTCGCGCCCCTGGAGCGGCTCGCGGCTTTCTGCGGGGCGGGACCGCAGGAGCGGCTCGAGCTGCACCGTCTGTGGCTGTCGGCGACGGCGGCTCGGCAGGAGGCGCGTACGGCCGGTTCGGCGGAGGCGGCGGCACCAGCGCCCGACGGGGACGGGGTGCTCGTCGAGGAGAACAGCTCCGCGGAGCAGCCCGGGGACGGCCCCGACCCGGATGAGCCCGCTCCCTCCCCCGCTCCCCGCCCCTGGTACCGCCGCCGACGGCTCCTGGCGTCCATCGCCGTCGCCTGCGCGCTGGTCGCCGCTTTGCGCAGCACGTCCGCCCTGTCGGGCGAGCGCTCCTCCGAGGCGGACGCCTCCCGCACCGCGGGCTCACGGACGACCGCCCCCGGCGCACCCCACCGTTCGGCGACGTCGGCCACCGCATCCCCCTCCCCTTCCCGGAGCTCCGCCCCGTCCGCCGCCGGCAGCGGTCCCACCGCGGCCGCGAAGCAGACCACCGGCCTGCCCCTCGCGTGGAGCGCCGACTCCCTGGTCTGGGACAAGGGCTGCGGCCACGACTACGTCATCGCCAAGCCGCCCGCACAGGTACCTGCGCCGCCGGTGGAGCAGGATGCCCGGGCGTGGGCGGCGACGCAGGGCGCGGTGCACGGGCGGCAGACGAGGGTGCAGATCTCGGTGCAAGGGCGGTCGTCCACGGCCGTGGTCCTTGAGGCGCTCCACGTCCGCATCGTCAGCCGCGGCAACCCGGCCGCCGGGAGTGCGTACGCCATGGGCCAGGGCTGCGGGAGCGACCTCACGCCCCGCCGCTTCACCGTGGACCTCGACGTCGGCCGCCCCATCACCCGCCCGAAGGACGGTGCCGACAGTGGACACGTCATCCCGGCCGCGCACTTCCCGTACCGCGTCTCCGCCGAGGACCCGGAGGTGCTGCTGGTCGACGCGACTACACGGACCCACGACGCCCGCTGGTACCTCGAACTCGACTGGTCCTCCCAGGGCCGCACCGGCACGATCCGCATCGACGACCACGGCCGCCCGTTCCGCACCACCGGCATCACGGCGATGCCGCACTACTGGTACGGCACGAACGACGCAGGCCGGCGTGCCTGGGTCCCCTATGACGGCTAG
- a CDS encoding metalloregulator ArsR/SmtB family transcription factor encodes MEEDVFKALADPTRRRILDELVERDGQTLFEICGRLAMKHGLGLSRQAVSQHLAVLESAGLVLTRRQGRYKYHDLNTEPLEHIVTRWLRPDASESTP; translated from the coding sequence ATGGAAGAGGATGTCTTCAAGGCGCTGGCCGACCCCACCCGCCGACGCATCCTTGACGAGCTGGTGGAACGGGACGGCCAGACCCTGTTCGAGATCTGCGGGCGGCTGGCGATGAAGCACGGCCTGGGGCTGTCCCGCCAGGCGGTCAGCCAGCACCTGGCCGTGCTCGAATCGGCGGGCCTGGTGCTCACGCGGCGCCAGGGCCGCTACAAATACCACGACCTGAACACCGAACCCCTGGAGCACATCGTGACCCGGTGGCTCAGGCCCGACGCATCGGAGAGCACCCCATGA
- a CDS encoding FAD-dependent oxidoreductase — MSADLLEGRIVIVGASLAGLRAAETLREKGFTGSLTVVGDEPHPPYDRPPLSKGVLLGKVSADATGLPMRRDPDAEWRLGVPATGLDPVGKRVLLGDGSSLPFDRLLITTGTRARPWPVPEEAALDGVFTLRTSDDAARLAERLAAGPRRVLVIGAGFTGSEIASVCRERGLEVTVTERGPAPLVGALGGTLSKLASAMQRAHGVDLRCGVTVTSLRGNGRFTGADLSDGTRVDADVCIVAMGAVRNVEWLAESGLAAGPRGIACDAGCRAFTMYGIVTDDVFVAGDVSRFPHPLYEYQLLSLEHWRNAVDQAEVAAHNMVSPGPLRRPHLAVPTFWSSQFGYNIKSVGVPTFSDQVVIAQGSLEERRLVMAYGYRGRLTAAVTVNMAKSLEYYERLIETAAPFPPPLGASDRRTAAEVVLPSDVPDPSRLSHGPTVALTGYLPDRRLVLARPAG; from the coding sequence GTGTCCGCTGACCTCCTGGAGGGCCGGATCGTCATCGTCGGAGCGTCGCTGGCGGGCCTGCGGGCCGCGGAGACGCTGCGCGAGAAGGGCTTCACCGGTTCGCTGACCGTCGTCGGGGACGAGCCCCACCCGCCGTACGACCGGCCGCCGCTGTCCAAGGGGGTGCTGCTCGGCAAGGTGTCGGCGGACGCCACCGGGCTGCCGATGCGCCGCGATCCTGACGCGGAGTGGCGGCTGGGGGTGCCCGCCACCGGGCTGGATCCGGTGGGGAAGCGGGTCCTGCTGGGCGACGGCTCGTCGCTGCCGTTCGACCGGCTGCTGATCACGACCGGGACGCGGGCGCGGCCCTGGCCGGTTCCGGAGGAGGCCGCCCTCGACGGGGTGTTCACGCTGCGCACCAGCGACGACGCCGCGCGGCTGGCCGAGCGGCTGGCCGCCGGGCCGCGCCGGGTGCTGGTGATCGGCGCGGGCTTCACCGGTTCGGAGATCGCGTCGGTCTGCCGCGAGCGCGGTCTGGAGGTCACGGTCACCGAACGCGGCCCGGCGCCGCTGGTGGGGGCGCTCGGCGGGACCTTGTCGAAGCTCGCGTCCGCCATGCAGCGGGCCCACGGTGTGGACCTGCGCTGCGGCGTGACCGTCACCTCGCTGCGCGGCAACGGCAGGTTCACCGGCGCGGACCTGTCGGACGGCACCCGTGTCGACGCGGACGTGTGCATCGTCGCGATGGGCGCGGTCCGCAACGTCGAGTGGCTGGCGGAGTCCGGGCTGGCCGCGGGCCCGCGCGGGATCGCCTGCGACGCCGGGTGCCGGGCGTTCACCATGTACGGGATCGTCACGGACGACGTCTTCGTGGCCGGTGACGTCTCGCGCTTCCCGCACCCGCTGTACGAGTACCAGTTGCTCTCCCTCGAGCACTGGCGCAACGCGGTGGACCAAGCCGAGGTCGCCGCCCACAACATGGTCAGTCCGGGTCCCCTGCGGCGTCCGCACCTGGCGGTCCCGACGTTCTGGTCGAGCCAGTTCGGCTACAACATCAAGTCGGTGGGCGTCCCCACCTTCTCCGACCAGGTGGTCATCGCGCAGGGCTCGCTGGAGGAGCGCCGCCTGGTCATGGCGTACGGCTACCGCGGCCGGTTGACCGCCGCGGTCACGGTCAACATGGCCAAGTCGCTGGAGTACTACGAGCGCCTCATCGAGACGGCCGCCCCGTTCCCGCCCCCGCTGGGCGCGTCGGACCGCCGTACGGCGGCCGAGGTCGTCCTCCCCTCCGATGTGCCGGACCCGAGCCGGCTCTCGCACGGTCCCACCGTCGCGCTCACCGGGTACCTGCCGGACCGGCGGCTGGTCCTGGCGAGGCCCGCCGGGTGA
- a CDS encoding VanZ family protein → MFALVFGGHLLYLLLVTLVSAAVLGVVAVALRGRSDRPWTYGAWAATTTAALFLTLWLRPVGTGAVKCTVSKDVWESFGTTQGWMNVALFVPIGFFGVRAARRPVPPVLLSVLLACGIETVQACLPVIGRYCDTSDFTTNVAGAVVGAGIGVLSLRLAGSGLSPWPTRHRGLQAATGAGFLAVALVLTTVVDVRVVDHAEPSREASAEQQAVIGQAVRKALGDDVRIVRVQDNTPCGIDGVNEEVWAELEPSGVAFMSWPDPDRFRVDVSTGPRTEAAAVGKPIPGSSWSVHDAAAAERAADRYVALHYPTADTKRPAVDRVDDGAGETWTVTYPYRDDHMQAVTSLQVTVNSAGRLLGVRLAATAGTGPDTKSGDYCG, encoded by the coding sequence ATGTTCGCTCTCGTCTTCGGAGGGCACTTGCTGTACCTCCTCCTCGTCACCCTCGTCTCCGCGGCCGTGCTGGGGGTCGTCGCGGTCGCCCTGCGTGGCCGTTCCGACCGGCCCTGGACCTACGGGGCATGGGCGGCCACGACGACGGCCGCCTTGTTCCTGACGCTTTGGCTCAGACCCGTCGGTACAGGCGCGGTGAAATGCACGGTGAGCAAGGACGTGTGGGAGTCGTTCGGGACGACCCAGGGGTGGATGAACGTCGCCCTGTTCGTGCCGATCGGCTTCTTCGGTGTGCGGGCGGCCCGGCGTCCGGTCCCTCCTGTGCTGCTGTCCGTCCTCCTGGCGTGCGGGATCGAGACCGTCCAGGCCTGCCTTCCCGTCATCGGCCGTTACTGCGACACCAGTGACTTCACCACCAACGTGGCGGGCGCCGTCGTGGGCGCGGGCATCGGGGTCCTGTCGCTGCGCCTTGCCGGTTCGGGGCTGTCGCCCTGGCCCACGCGCCACCGCGGGCTCCAGGCCGCGACCGGGGCGGGATTCCTGGCCGTGGCCCTTGTGCTGACGACCGTCGTCGACGTGCGGGTCGTCGACCACGCCGAGCCGAGCAGGGAGGCGTCCGCGGAACAGCAGGCGGTGATCGGGCAGGCGGTGCGCAAGGCGCTGGGCGACGACGTCAGGATCGTCCGGGTCCAGGACAACACGCCGTGCGGGATCGACGGCGTGAACGAGGAGGTGTGGGCGGAGCTGGAACCGAGCGGGGTCGCCTTCATGAGCTGGCCCGACCCGGACCGGTTCCGCGTCGACGTGTCGACGGGCCCCCGGACCGAGGCCGCGGCGGTCGGGAAGCCCATTCCGGGCTCTTCGTGGTCCGTGCACGACGCGGCCGCCGCCGAGCGGGCCGCGGACCGGTACGTGGCCCTGCACTACCCCACGGCCGACACGAAGCGGCCCGCCGTGGACCGCGTCGATGACGGCGCGGGCGAGACCTGGACCGTGACGTACCCCTACCGCGACGACCACATGCAGGCCGTGACGTCGCTTCAGGTGACGGTGAACTCCGCCGGGCGTCTCCTCGGCGTCCGCCTCGCCGCGACCGCCGGCACCGGCCCGGATACGAAGTCCGGCGACTACTGCGGCTGA
- a CDS encoding LLM class flavin-dependent oxidoreductase produces the protein MGPGPGRARGRVLPDRAVSGEPQAGPGRIPVLLAANAPAAVKRAGRIADGVIPIASSAEELRGIVSTLHDAAREAGRDPGDLMVVNQVPWPTPVTREPIGEGRPFLGGSPRQIAEDLAAARESGVTQVYLAGGQGLGLDVGLQAADVDQWLGLLGEVIEAADRLGVLAP, from the coding sequence GTGGGGCCCGGACCCGGTCGGGCACGAGGGCGAGTTCTACCGGATCGCGCCGTCTCAGGTGAACCCCAAGCCGGTCCAGGCCGCATCCCGGTGCTGCTGGCCGCGAACGCGCCGGCCGCCGTGAAGCGCGCCGGACGGATCGCGGACGGCGTGATCCCGATCGCCTCCTCGGCGGAGGAACTGCGCGGCATCGTGTCCACGCTCCATGACGCCGCCCGGGAGGCGGGCCGCGACCCCGGGGACCTCATGGTGGTCAACCAGGTGCCCTGGCCGACCCCGGTCACCCGTGAGCCGATCGGGGAGGGCCGGCCCTTCCTCGGCGGATCACCCCGGCAGATCGCCGAAGACCTCGCGGCCGCCCGCGAGAGCGGTGTGACCCAGGTGTACCTCGCCGGCGGCCAGGGCCTCGGGCTCGACGTGGGCCTGCAGGCCGCCGACGTGGACCAATGGCTCGGGCTGCTCGGTGAGGTGATCGAGGCGGCCGACCGCCTCGGCGTCCTCGCACCGTGA
- a CDS encoding cytochrome P450: protein MTAETLLERITDYASRPDPYPLYAELREAGPVVRQTDGSYLVGTYHEIVGLLHDPRLSADPRNRTTPAAPATEETQHLPFLRLDDPEHHRLRTLAMRPFGPPHNPGRVDAMRGEITRITGELVEALRGRDHVDIVDDLAYPLPVTVICRILGVPREDEPRFREWTDLLVASADISPGEDTAARAEAGRKGRMEMGAYLLGLAEQRRGRPTGDLLSDFVNEPDPELRLTDEELAMTAILLLIAGHETTVNLITNGVLTLLRHPDQLERLRREPELLPETVEELLRYEPPVHLRERIPLADVDIAGTVVPKGTSVILALASGSRDPLRFQDPERFDPGRKDNEHFGFGSGVHLCFGAPLARIEAQAALGALLPGLGTATLLQDPPPYRRNAMLRGPRHLTVRF, encoded by the coding sequence ATGACCGCCGAGACCCTGCTGGAACGGATCACCGATTACGCCAGCCGCCCCGACCCGTACCCGCTGTACGCGGAGCTCCGCGAGGCCGGGCCCGTGGTGCGGCAGACGGACGGCAGCTACCTGGTCGGCACGTACCACGAGATCGTCGGCCTGCTCCACGACCCGAGGCTCAGCGCGGACCCCCGCAACCGCACCACACCGGCTGCCCCGGCGACGGAGGAGACCCAGCACCTGCCGTTCCTGCGGCTGGACGACCCCGAGCACCACCGGTTGCGCACGCTGGCCATGCGGCCCTTCGGCCCGCCCCACAACCCCGGCCGGGTCGACGCGATGCGCGGGGAGATCACCCGGATCACCGGGGAACTGGTCGAGGCGCTCCGGGGCCGCGACCACGTCGACATCGTCGACGACCTCGCCTACCCCCTGCCGGTCACGGTCATCTGCCGGATCCTCGGTGTGCCGCGCGAGGACGAGCCGCGGTTCCGGGAGTGGACCGACCTGCTCGTCGCCTCCGCCGACATCAGCCCCGGCGAGGACACCGCCGCGCGGGCCGAGGCGGGCCGCAAGGGCCGGATGGAGATGGGCGCGTACCTGCTCGGCCTCGCGGAGCAGCGCCGCGGCCGGCCCACCGGCGACCTGCTCTCGGACTTCGTCAACGAACCGGATCCGGAGCTGCGGCTCACCGACGAGGAGCTGGCGATGACCGCGATCCTGCTCCTCATCGCGGGGCACGAGACGACGGTCAACCTGATCACCAACGGTGTGCTCACGCTGCTGCGCCACCCCGACCAGCTGGAGCGGCTGCGCCGGGAGCCGGAACTGCTGCCGGAGACGGTGGAGGAACTGCTGCGGTACGAGCCGCCGGTGCACTTGCGCGAGCGCATCCCCCTCGCCGACGTGGACATCGCGGGCACCGTCGTGCCGAAGGGCACGTCCGTGATCCTCGCGCTCGCCTCGGGCAGCCGTGACCCCCTGCGGTTCCAGGACCCCGAACGGTTCGACCCCGGCCGCAAGGACAACGAGCACTTCGGCTTCGGCAGCGGCGTCCACCTCTGCTTCGGCGCACCGCTCGCGCGCATCGAGGCCCAGGCGGCGCTCGGCGCGCTGCTGCCCGGTCTGGGTACGGCGACCCTGCTGCAGGACCCGCCTCCCTACCGGCGCAACGCCATGCTGCGCGGGCCCCGTCACCTCACCGTCAGGTTCTGA
- a CDS encoding cupin domain-containing protein produces the protein MSSSNGEISGPIERAESSPTAVVLGKLAAAFQVSVSALLTPAEATGVHRVADATEWRDPVTGYRRRQITGPNFPADIAEVHLPPGARVPYPAASLAFQREAVWVLDGRLTFHEGDVVHELNPGDSIEVDEPVPCVFANTSDAECRYAIILTRVERP, from the coding sequence TTGTCGTCGAGCAACGGGGAGATCAGCGGACCGATCGAGCGCGCCGAGAGCAGCCCCACCGCTGTCGTCCTCGGCAAACTGGCCGCCGCGTTCCAGGTCTCCGTCTCCGCCCTGCTCACCCCGGCCGAGGCCACCGGGGTGCACCGGGTGGCCGACGCCACGGAATGGCGCGATCCCGTCACCGGATACCGCAGGCGCCAGATCACCGGGCCGAACTTCCCCGCCGACATCGCAGAGGTCCACCTGCCCCCCGGGGCCCGCGTGCCGTATCCGGCAGCGTCCCTGGCCTTCCAACGAGAGGCCGTCTGGGTGCTCGACGGCAGGCTGACCTTCCACGAAGGCGATGTGGTGCACGAACTCAACCCGGGCGACTCGATCGAAGTCGACGAACCCGTCCCGTGCGTGTTCGCCAACACCAGCGATGCCGAGTGCCGCTACGCGATCATCCTCACCCGGGTCGAAAGGCCGTGA
- a CDS encoding ABATE domain-containing protein, with protein sequence MNHAFPCGTLALDFLGTLRARRNAMPTEKLASPELLDSWFVESRMLDREPGSDASDVAAAVDLRESIYALVVARLDGEPLPAGAVAAVNRHAAQAPVVTQLGPDGTSRSGSASQGLAAVAREAVEIIGGEDGALLRECARPECTQVYLDRSRGRRREWCAMRTCGNRVKAAAFRARHRTTEA encoded by the coding sequence GTGAACCATGCCTTTCCCTGTGGGACGCTCGCCCTCGACTTCCTGGGCACGCTGCGCGCACGACGCAATGCGATGCCCACGGAGAAGCTCGCGTCGCCCGAGCTCCTCGACTCCTGGTTCGTCGAGTCCCGGATGCTCGACCGCGAGCCCGGCTCCGACGCGTCTGACGTCGCGGCGGCCGTGGACCTGCGGGAGTCGATCTACGCCCTGGTCGTGGCGCGGCTCGACGGCGAACCGCTGCCCGCCGGAGCGGTCGCCGCGGTCAACCGCCACGCGGCCCAGGCACCCGTGGTGACGCAGCTCGGCCCCGACGGCACGAGCCGCTCCGGTTCGGCGTCACAAGGCCTCGCCGCCGTCGCCCGCGAGGCCGTCGAGATCATCGGCGGCGAGGACGGGGCGCTGCTGCGCGAGTGTGCCCGCCCGGAGTGCACCCAGGTCTACCTCGACCGCTCCCGGGGCCGCCGGCGTGAGTGGTGCGCGATGAGGACCTGCGGGAACCGCGTCAAGGCAGCCGCCTTCCGGGCCCGCCACCGCACCACCGAGGCCTGA
- a CDS encoding ferredoxin: MRVVVDLTRCQGYAQCVFLAPDVFELHGEEALLYDPTVPGDQYERVRQAAAACPVQAILVGEGVSAGVR; the protein is encoded by the coding sequence ATGCGTGTTGTCGTGGACCTCACCCGTTGCCAAGGCTATGCGCAGTGCGTGTTCCTTGCGCCGGACGTGTTCGAACTGCACGGCGAGGAGGCGCTGCTGTACGACCCGACGGTTCCGGGCGACCAGTACGAACGCGTGCGCCAGGCCGCCGCGGCGTGCCCGGTGCAGGCGATCCTGGTGGGCGAGGGGGTGAGCGCCGGTGTCCGCTGA
- a CDS encoding lytic transglycosylase domain-containing protein: MSRISVRGIAVASATAVTSVGAVVGVASSSQASEQPFAASEVDTVLSDIPAGQRVQQASLTQQVQAQSDAADIGTRKSAEQAARKQAAKDATARKAAEEKAEADRKAKAAARAALVVKASYTVAEVQAMAQAIIGDASQYQCFSNIVTHESGWNYTATNSSSGAYGLVQALPGSKMASAGADWRTNPGTQIRWGLKYMDSRYGSPCGAWSFWQANNWY; this comes from the coding sequence GTGAGCCGGATCTCGGTCCGGGGGATCGCGGTGGCTTCGGCCACGGCGGTCACCTCCGTGGGCGCCGTCGTCGGTGTCGCCTCGAGCAGCCAGGCGAGTGAGCAGCCCTTCGCCGCCTCCGAAGTCGACACCGTCCTGTCGGACATACCCGCCGGCCAGCGGGTCCAGCAGGCGTCCCTGACGCAGCAGGTGCAGGCGCAGTCCGACGCCGCCGACATCGGCACCAGGAAGTCCGCGGAGCAGGCCGCCCGCAAGCAGGCCGCCAAGGACGCCACCGCCCGCAAGGCGGCGGAGGAGAAGGCGGAGGCCGACCGCAAGGCCAAGGCCGCCGCCCGCGCCGCGCTGGTCGTGAAGGCCTCGTACACCGTCGCCGAGGTCCAGGCCATGGCCCAGGCGATCATCGGCGACGCCTCGCAGTACCAGTGCTTCTCCAACATCGTCACCCACGAGAGCGGCTGGAACTACACCGCGACCAACTCCTCCTCCGGCGCCTACGGCCTCGTCCAGGCCCTGCCCGGCTCCAAGATGGCCTCCGCGGGCGCCGACTGGCGCACCAACCCCGGCACCCAGATCAGGTGGGGCCTCAAGTACATGGACAGCCGCTACGGCAGCCCCTGCGGCGCCTGGTCGTTCTGGCAGGCCAACAACTGGTACTAG
- a CDS encoding VOC family protein: MRIHLSSVFVDDQEKALRFYTDVLGFVKKHDVPIGTDRWLTVVSPEDPDGTQLLLEPSGHPAVKPYKTALAEDGIPATSFAVDDVHAEFARLRGLGVHFTQEPVQMGPVTTAVLDDTCGNLIQIVHSADAGS; the protein is encoded by the coding sequence ATGAGGATCCACCTGTCCAGCGTCTTCGTCGACGACCAGGAGAAGGCCCTGCGCTTCTACACCGACGTGCTGGGCTTCGTGAAGAAGCACGACGTCCCGATCGGTACGGACCGGTGGCTGACCGTGGTCTCGCCGGAGGACCCCGACGGGACGCAATTGCTGCTCGAGCCCTCCGGCCATCCCGCGGTGAAGCCGTACAAGACGGCGCTGGCCGAGGACGGCATCCCGGCGACCTCCTTCGCCGTGGACGACGTGCACGCGGAGTTCGCCCGGCTGCGCGGGCTCGGGGTGCACTTCACGCAGGAACCGGTGCAGATGGGCCCCGTCACGACCGCCGTCCTGGACGACACCTGCGGCAACCTGATCCAGATCGTGCACAGCGCGGACGCCGGGAGCTGA
- a CDS encoding SDR family NAD(P)-dependent oxidoreductase, translating to MSTTAQHKIGSGFGARSTAEDVLGGIDLTGRLAIVTGGYSGLGLETTRALTKAGAHVVVPARRPASAQEALAGVERVEVDQLDLGDLGSVRAFAERFLASGRAVDIVIDNAGIMACPETRVGPGWEAQFATNHLGHFALVNRLWPAIEPGGARVVSVSSRGHHLSGIRWDDVQWQRGYDKWLAYGQAKTANVLFAVHLDTLGRDAGVRAFSLHPGSILTPLQRHLPKEEMIERGWIDEHGNLAAPESFKTPQQGAATQVWAATSPQLDGLGGVYLEDCDIAEPSGGDSAGVKDWAVDPEQAARLWALSADLTGVNAFTA from the coding sequence ATGAGCACTACGGCACAGCACAAGATCGGTTCCGGTTTCGGCGCGCGGAGCACCGCCGAGGACGTCCTCGGCGGCATCGACCTCACCGGAAGGCTCGCGATCGTCACCGGCGGCTACTCGGGTCTCGGCCTGGAGACGACGCGTGCGCTGACCAAGGCGGGCGCCCACGTCGTCGTCCCCGCCCGCCGTCCCGCCTCCGCGCAGGAGGCGCTGGCCGGAGTCGAACGTGTCGAGGTCGACCAACTCGACCTGGGCGACCTCGGCAGCGTCCGGGCTTTCGCCGAGCGGTTCCTCGCCTCCGGCCGCGCGGTCGACATCGTCATCGACAACGCCGGGATCATGGCGTGCCCGGAGACCAGGGTGGGACCGGGCTGGGAGGCGCAGTTCGCCACGAACCACCTCGGGCACTTCGCTCTCGTCAACCGCCTGTGGCCGGCGATCGAGCCGGGCGGCGCCCGCGTCGTCTCGGTCTCCTCCCGCGGCCACCACCTGTCCGGCATCCGCTGGGACGACGTCCAGTGGCAGCGGGGCTACGACAAGTGGCTGGCCTACGGCCAGGCCAAGACCGCGAACGTCCTGTTCGCCGTCCACCTCGACACGCTCGGCCGTGACGCCGGCGTACGGGCCTTCTCCCTCCACCCCGGCAGCATCCTCACACCGCTGCAACGGCACCTGCCCAAGGAGGAGATGATCGAGCGCGGCTGGATCGACGAGCACGGCAACCTGGCGGCTCCCGAAAGCTTCAAGACCCCGCAGCAGGGCGCGGCCACCCAGGTGTGGGCCGCGACCTCACCACAACTGGACGGTCTGGGCGGCGTCTACCTGGAGGACTGCGACATCGCCGAACCCTCCGGCGGCGATTCGGCCGGGGTCAAGGACTGGGCGGTCGACCCGGAGCAGGCGGCCCGCCTGTGGGCCCTGTCGGCGGATCTGACGGGCGTGAACGCCTTCACCGCCTAG